From a single Brassica napus cultivar Da-Ae chromosome C9, Da-Ae, whole genome shotgun sequence genomic region:
- the LOC125593422 gene encoding uncharacterized protein LOC125593422, with protein MMNWTSSFSIWRKPNRVLLSPHHLRSPGFNQQRISPMILFGDISLLMRFRRALGVRLFSLREYHSPVLEFLVLWSYCIDGLYLHMLQVDIIIQGSCLVQIRNRQKIPPWPGDFKRWMRLIHEELETWCIIIGLYFWWFMSYRQLLLILFILKAFLQDSVVLMIKNKIQRSEWGSVRFKVWSLKISQQQNGLKLLLYWSQSKRISTPWTGIIKHVISCSGSVRDGLRCNRWIVSNDLFKEERHLLTRIESQKKDLIRPRTKWKKASESAYPTNALGSIVLLLSLLNVLFNMFDVSYVSCNMLH; from the coding sequence ATGATGAATTGGACATCAAGTTTTTCGATTTGGAGAAAACCAAATCGCGTTTTGTTGTCACCCCACCACTTGCGATCACCCGGATTTAACCAGCAGCGAATATCACCTATGATATTGTTCGGAGATATATCATTGCTTATGCGTTTTCGTCGAGCGTTGGGTGTGCGTCTCTTCTCCCTACGGGAGTATCATTCTCCGGTGTTGGAATTCCTAGTCTTATGGAGTTACTGTATCGATGGCCTTTACTTGCACATGTTGCAAGTTGATATAATCATTCAAGGATCTTGCCTTGTGCAGATAAGGAATCGACAAAAAATCCCTCCATGGCCAGGAGATTTCAAGAGATGGATGCGTCTCATACATGAAGAGTTGGAAACGTGGTGCATAATCATTGGGTTATACTTTTGGTGGTTCATGTCGTACAGACAATTGCTACTCATCTTGTTTATTCTAAAAGCTTTCCTTCAAGATTCAGTGGTGTTGATGATTAAGAATAAAATACAGAGGAGTGAATGGGGAAGTGTACGATTTAAAGTATGGAGTCTGAAGATATCTCAACAACAAAACGGGTTGAAGTTATTGCTTTATTGGTCCCAAAGCAAAAGAATATCAACACCATGGACAGGTATAATTAAACATGTTATCTCCTGCAGCGGGAGTGTTAGGGACGGATTGCGATGTAACAGATGGATCGTATCCAATGATctttttaaagaagaaaggcaTTTACTCACAAGAATTGAGAGCCAAAAGAAAGATCTTATAAGACCAAGAACAAAGTGGAAGAAAGCTAGCGAATCAGCCTATCCTACGAATGCGTTAGGAAGCATCGTGTTACTGCTGTCTCTGTTAAATGTTCTTTTTAACATGTTTGATGTATCTTATGTTTCATGTAATATGTTACATTGA